In one Stenotrophomonas maltophilia genomic region, the following are encoded:
- the mlaD gene encoding outer membrane lipid asymmetry maintenance protein MlaD yields MAIRGPRLEFSVGAFLLLALASLLVLAVASTNQRWSWGGDGYELKARFSQVGQLRKQAPVKIGGVTVGQVAAIDLDPVKFESIVTLRMDSKVKDLPADTSAGIFTSGLLGESYIGLQPGGDPEVLKPGEEIVFTQPAVDLIQLVGKYMFSGGAGGGADPKPNDGAQAPAKEPQP; encoded by the coding sequence ATGGCCATCCGCGGTCCCAGACTCGAATTCTCCGTCGGCGCATTCCTGCTGCTGGCCCTGGCGTCGCTGCTGGTGCTGGCCGTGGCTTCCACCAACCAGCGCTGGAGCTGGGGCGGTGACGGCTACGAGCTGAAGGCGCGCTTCTCCCAGGTCGGCCAGCTGCGCAAGCAGGCGCCGGTCAAGATCGGCGGCGTTACCGTCGGCCAGGTTGCCGCGATCGACCTGGACCCGGTCAAGTTCGAATCCATCGTGACCCTGCGCATGGATAGCAAGGTCAAGGACCTGCCGGCGGATACCTCGGCCGGCATCTTCACCAGTGGTTTGCTGGGCGAGAGCTATATCGGTCTTCAGCCCGGTGGTGATCCGGAAGTGCTCAAGCCCGGTGAGGAGATCGTCTTCACCCAGCCGGCGGTGGACCTGATCCAGCTGGTCGGCAAGTACATGTTCAGTGGCGGCGCCGGCGGCGGCGCAGACCCGAAGCCCAACGATGGCGCACAGGCGCCTGCAAAGGAACCGCAACCATGA
- the rmuC gene encoding DNA recombination protein RmuC, with protein sequence MQTESLLIAGLLLVVLILQLVALLRRPPHDRLEQAVREEARTGRSELREQLDGFARALTDLSTRTDQRLDLLREALGEDARKARAEAADSQQRSGALLAQRLQELRGQLESFGQQQEARIHAFGQQLQELTGRTDAQLGALRQTLVDDARKGREEGALSQQRLTDSLGLRLQELTQRNEQRIAEMRATLEEQLRALQNDNAQKLEQMRHTVDEKLQSTLETRLGQSFTLVSERLEQVQRGLGEMQQLATGVGDLKRVLTNVKNRGSWGEVQLENILEQTLTQEQYARGVKVRPDSGEMVDIAVRLPGRRNDDTPVWLPIDSKFPREDYERLLDAQEQGDAEGVRLQGIQLERAVRVQAKSICEKYIVPPHTTDFAVMFLPTEGLYAEVIRRPGLVDGLQRDHRVVVAGPTTVTALLNSLQMGFRTLAIEQRSSEVWSLLGAVKSEFGKFAGILEKAEKQISTVGRSIGDASRKTRTIERRLRGVESLATEQAQSLLGDLGEGDAEGSGEDDGSEGGTDAR encoded by the coding sequence ATGCAAACCGAATCCCTGCTCATCGCCGGCCTCCTGTTGGTCGTACTCATCCTGCAGCTGGTCGCCCTGCTGCGCCGCCCACCGCATGATCGGCTGGAGCAGGCCGTACGCGAGGAGGCACGGACGGGCCGCAGTGAACTGCGCGAACAGTTGGATGGCTTTGCCCGGGCGCTGACCGACCTGTCGACCCGCACCGACCAGCGCCTGGACCTGCTGCGCGAGGCGCTGGGCGAGGATGCACGCAAGGCACGCGCCGAAGCCGCCGACAGCCAGCAGCGCAGCGGCGCCCTGCTGGCGCAGCGGCTGCAGGAACTGCGAGGCCAGCTGGAGAGCTTCGGCCAGCAGCAGGAGGCGCGCATCCATGCCTTCGGCCAGCAGCTGCAGGAACTCACCGGCCGCACCGATGCCCAGCTCGGCGCGCTGCGCCAGACCCTGGTGGACGATGCACGCAAGGGCCGCGAAGAGGGTGCACTGTCCCAGCAGCGCCTGACCGATAGCCTGGGCCTGCGGCTGCAGGAGCTGACCCAGCGCAATGAACAGCGCATCGCCGAGATGCGCGCCACTCTGGAAGAACAGCTGCGCGCGCTGCAGAACGACAACGCCCAGAAGCTGGAGCAGATGCGCCACACCGTCGATGAGAAGCTGCAGTCGACGCTGGAAACACGACTGGGCCAGTCGTTCACCCTGGTCTCCGAACGCCTGGAGCAGGTGCAGCGCGGGCTGGGCGAGATGCAGCAGCTGGCCACCGGCGTCGGCGACCTCAAGCGCGTGCTGACCAACGTCAAGAACCGCGGCAGCTGGGGCGAAGTGCAGCTGGAGAACATTCTCGAGCAGACCCTGACCCAGGAGCAGTACGCGCGGGGCGTCAAGGTCCGTCCAGACAGTGGCGAGATGGTCGACATCGCCGTGCGCCTGCCGGGCCGCAGGAACGACGACACGCCGGTATGGCTGCCGATCGACTCCAAGTTCCCGCGTGAGGACTATGAGCGCCTGCTCGATGCGCAGGAGCAGGGCGATGCCGAGGGCGTGCGCCTGCAGGGCATCCAGCTTGAGCGCGCGGTGCGGGTGCAGGCCAAGTCGATCTGCGAGAAGTACATCGTGCCGCCGCACACCACGGATTTCGCAGTGATGTTCCTGCCTACCGAGGGCCTCTATGCCGAAGTGATCCGGCGTCCGGGCCTGGTCGACGGCCTGCAGCGCGATCACCGCGTGGTCGTGGCCGGGCCGACCACGGTCACCGCTCTGCTCAACAGCCTGCAGATGGGTTTCCGCACGCTGGCCATCGAGCAGCGGTCCAGCGAGGTGTGGAGCCTGCTGGGGGCGGTGAAGAGCGAATTCGGCAAGTTCGCCGGCATCCTCGAGAAGGCCGAGAAGCAGATCAGCACCGTGGGCCGCAGCATCGGCGACGCCAGCCGCAAGACGCGCACCATCGAGCGCAGGCTGCGCGGAGTGGAATCGCTGGCCACCGAGCAGGCGCAATCGCTGCTCGGCGACCTGGGCGAAGGGGATGCGGAAGGCAGCGGCGAGGACGACGGAAGTGAAGGCGGGACCGACGCCCGCTGA
- a CDS encoding glutathione peroxidase, with protein MSTPIQDIPLTTIDGQPSSLADYQGKVLLLVNVASKCGLTPQYEGLQALYAQKQAQGLEVLGFPANNFLGQEPGSEAEIQQFCQLTYDVTFPMFAKISVAGDDTHPLYQQLIAAQPQAIGEGPLRERLSSKEIPIHPAPAVLWNFEKFLVGRDGAVIARFAPDVAADDARLREAVDAALGA; from the coding sequence GTGAGCACCCCGATCCAGGACATTCCCCTCACCACCATCGACGGCCAGCCGTCCAGTCTTGCCGATTACCAGGGCAAGGTGCTGCTGCTGGTCAACGTCGCCTCCAAGTGCGGCCTGACCCCGCAGTACGAGGGCCTGCAGGCGCTGTATGCGCAGAAGCAGGCACAGGGGCTGGAAGTGCTCGGTTTCCCGGCCAACAATTTCCTTGGCCAGGAGCCGGGCAGCGAGGCGGAGATCCAGCAGTTCTGCCAGCTGACCTACGATGTCACCTTCCCGATGTTCGCCAAGATCAGCGTGGCCGGCGATGACACGCACCCGCTCTACCAGCAGCTGATCGCCGCGCAGCCGCAGGCCATCGGCGAAGGCCCGCTGCGCGAGCGACTGTCCAGCAAGGAGATTCCGATCCACCCGGCGCCGGCGGTGTTGTGGAACTTCGAGAAGTTCCTGGTGGGCCGCGACGGCGCGGTCATCGCCCGCTTCGCGCCGGATGTGGCCGCCGATGATGCGCGTCTGCGCGAGGCCGTCGACGCCGCACTGGGCGCCTGA
- a CDS encoding MlaE family lipid ABC transporter permease subunit, producing the protein MPFIQATRSLGRAGLFSLTVLRGSLPTRDFLAELTREIYKIGARSLPIIAVGGAFVGLVLTLQGYRTLTTFGAADALSTLLGLSLYRELAPVLTALLFIGRAGSSIAAELGLMRATDQIKALELMAIDPVAKAVAPRFWAAVLTVPLLTGIFCSLAISASYFEAVHVLGLDNGVFWSALRNSVDFWDDFGVAMLKSAIFGGTAALVAAYVGFHAEPTIEGTSVATTRAVVNASLLVLMFNFVLSAMLFT; encoded by the coding sequence ATGCCCTTCATCCAAGCCACCCGCTCGCTGGGCCGCGCCGGCCTGTTCTCGCTGACCGTGCTGCGCGGTTCGCTGCCGACCCGTGATTTCCTGGCCGAACTGACCCGCGAGATCTACAAGATCGGCGCGCGCTCGCTGCCGATCATCGCTGTCGGCGGCGCCTTCGTCGGTCTGGTGTTGACCCTGCAGGGCTACCGCACGCTGACCACCTTCGGCGCGGCCGATGCCCTGTCGACCCTGCTCGGCTTGTCGCTCTACCGTGAACTGGCCCCGGTGCTGACCGCGCTGCTGTTCATCGGCCGTGCCGGCAGCTCGATCGCCGCCGAACTGGGCCTGATGCGCGCCACCGACCAGATCAAGGCACTGGAGCTGATGGCGATCGACCCGGTGGCCAAGGCCGTGGCGCCGCGCTTCTGGGCAGCCGTGCTGACCGTGCCGCTGCTGACCGGCATCTTCTGTTCGCTGGCGATCAGCGCCAGCTACTTCGAAGCGGTGCACGTGCTCGGCCTGGACAATGGCGTGTTCTGGTCGGCGCTGCGCAACAGTGTCGACTTCTGGGACGATTTCGGCGTGGCGATGCTGAAGTCGGCGATCTTCGGCGGCACTGCAGCCCTGGTCGCCGCCTATGTCGGTTTCCACGCCGAGCCGACCATCGAAGGCACTTCGGTGGCCACCACCCGTGCGGTGGTCAATGCCTCCCTGCTGGTGCTGATGTTCAACTTCGTGCTGTCGGCAATGCTGTTCACCTAA
- a CDS encoding MlaC/ttg2D family ABC transporter substrate-binding protein encodes MKMKLIPALLASSLLLATPLLAQAQAAAPAAAAPQAQAGKVVIDASSRILSTLQQRKSEFSSNPSSLRSYIDSELNRTFDRDYAARLVLGTHARGASDADIKLFADAMADSLMQRYGSALLNIQGRPSFRLKGESPLPGNRGVRVSTELVRAGNEPTPVEYWMRNVNGQWKIFDVNIEGISYVQTFRNQFDSPLRQKGIRQVANELHSGSIQAGPAGNGK; translated from the coding sequence ATGAAGATGAAACTGATCCCGGCCCTGCTCGCGTCCTCGCTGCTGCTGGCGACCCCGTTGCTCGCCCAGGCGCAGGCCGCGGCCCCCGCTGCCGCCGCTCCGCAGGCCCAGGCCGGCAAAGTGGTGATCGATGCCAGCAGCCGCATCCTGTCCACCCTGCAGCAGCGCAAGAGCGAGTTCAGCAGCAATCCGTCCAGCCTGCGCTCCTACATCGACAGCGAACTGAACCGCACCTTCGACCGCGACTACGCGGCGCGCCTGGTGCTGGGCACGCATGCACGCGGCGCGTCGGATGCGGACATCAAGCTGTTCGCCGATGCGATGGCCGACAGCCTGATGCAGCGCTACGGTTCGGCCCTGCTGAACATCCAGGGCAGGCCGAGCTTCCGCCTGAAGGGTGAAAGCCCGCTGCCCGGCAACCGCGGCGTGCGCGTGAGCACAGAGCTGGTGCGTGCGGGCAACGAACCGACGCCCGTCGAGTACTGGATGCGCAACGTGAACGGCCAGTGGAAGATCTTCGACGTCAACATCGAGGGCATCTCCTACGTGCAGACCTTCCGCAACCAGTTCGACAGTCCCCTGCGCCAGAAGGGCATCCGACAGGTGGCCAACGAACTGCACAGCGGCAGCATCCAGGCCGGACCGGCCGGCAATGGCAAGTAA
- a CDS encoding MlaA family lipoprotein, which produces MNVVRALPLIVLAAALSACAGKPARSDAPVADTLVPASPTAATDTATDAPAPAAEPTPVASGETATANTPPATDASAGTSASAAAAQPGGDDDFDALYGADGAAGNAVAYDPWEPFNRKVHRFNVAVDNAVARPLATAYTHVVPRFARTGVSNFFSNLRSPVTIVNQLLQGRPDDAWDTLGRFLMNSTLGIGGLFDPASKAMVANRKEDFGQTLGAWGWRRSRYVELPFFGPRTVRDVFGLAGDMPLSPIRNIEEDKVRIGLQGLQLVDSRAQLLAVDDLRSSAVDEYALVRDAWLQRRNYQIENDLRGKRNRGQDDPNSPIPIDAMPMPQWGN; this is translated from the coding sequence ATGAACGTCGTACGCGCTCTCCCCCTGATCGTCCTGGCCGCCGCGCTCAGCGCCTGTGCCGGCAAGCCCGCGCGCAGCGATGCGCCGGTTGCCGATACGCTGGTTCCGGCCAGCCCGACCGCCGCCACCGATACCGCCACCGATGCCCCCGCACCGGCAGCGGAGCCCACCCCCGTGGCCAGCGGCGAAACGGCCACGGCCAATACGCCTCCGGCCACGGACGCGTCTGCTGGAACCAGTGCCTCGGCTGCCGCTGCGCAGCCCGGCGGCGACGATGATTTCGACGCGCTGTACGGCGCCGACGGTGCGGCTGGCAACGCGGTGGCCTACGACCCGTGGGAACCGTTCAACCGCAAGGTGCACCGGTTCAACGTGGCGGTCGACAATGCCGTCGCGCGACCGCTGGCGACGGCTTACACCCACGTGGTGCCACGCTTTGCCCGCACCGGTGTGAGCAACTTCTTCAGCAACCTGCGCTCGCCGGTAACGATCGTCAACCAGCTGCTGCAGGGCCGTCCGGATGATGCCTGGGACACGCTGGGTCGCTTCCTGATGAACTCGACGCTGGGTATCGGTGGCCTGTTCGATCCGGCCAGCAAGGCGATGGTCGCCAACCGCAAGGAAGACTTCGGCCAGACGCTGGGTGCATGGGGCTGGCGTCGCTCGCGCTACGTCGAGCTGCCGTTCTTCGGTCCCCGCACCGTGCGTGATGTGTTCGGCCTGGCCGGCGACATGCCGCTCTCGCCGATCCGCAACATCGAAGAGGACAAGGTCCGCATCGGCCTGCAGGGCCTGCAGCTGGTCGACAGCCGCGCGCAGCTGCTGGCGGTGGACGATCTGCGCAGTTCGGCGGTGGACGAGTACGCGCTGGTCCGCGATGCGTGGCTGCAGCGTCGCAACTACCAGATCGAGAACGATCTGCGTGGCAAGCGCAACCGCGGCCAGGACGATCCCAACTCGCCGATCCCGATCGATGCGATGCCGATGCCGCAGTGGGGCAACTGA
- a CDS encoding ABC transporter ATP-binding protein: protein MSASTSSLVQLSNVRIDRSGRTILRDVSLQVPKGSITAVLGPSGSGKSTLLAALTGELRPAAGDITLFGKPIPHRSAELLEMRKSVGVLLQGNGLLTDLTVAENVALPLRTHTRLPAAVLRRLVQMKLHAVGLLAAADAWPRELSGGMARRVALARALALDPPLMIYDEPLTGLDPIASGVIMSLIQRLNHSLGLTSIIVSHHVHETLPICDQVIAIANGGIVFQGTPDALQSSQDPLLRQFLHGQPDGPIPFDAEPRARVA from the coding sequence ATGTCGGCTTCCACCTCCAGTCTGGTGCAGTTGTCCAACGTCCGCATCGACCGGAGCGGACGCACGATCCTGCGCGACGTTTCCCTGCAGGTGCCGAAGGGCAGCATCACCGCCGTGCTCGGTCCCTCCGGCAGCGGCAAGTCGACCCTGCTGGCCGCGCTGACCGGCGAACTGCGCCCGGCGGCCGGCGATATCACCCTGTTCGGCAAGCCGATCCCGCACCGCAGCGCCGAGCTGCTGGAGATGCGCAAGAGCGTCGGCGTCCTGCTGCAGGGCAATGGCCTGCTGACCGACCTCACCGTGGCCGAGAACGTCGCCCTGCCGCTGCGCACCCACACCCGCCTGCCGGCGGCGGTACTGCGCCGGCTGGTGCAGATGAAGCTGCATGCGGTGGGATTGCTGGCCGCAGCCGACGCCTGGCCGCGCGAGCTGTCCGGCGGCATGGCGCGCCGCGTGGCGCTGGCCCGTGCGCTGGCGCTGGATCCGCCGCTGATGATCTATGACGAGCCGCTGACCGGGCTGGACCCGATCGCGTCCGGGGTGATCATGAGCCTGATCCAGCGTCTCAACCACAGCCTGGGACTGACCAGCATCATCGTCAGCCACCACGTGCACGAGACGCTGCCGATCTGCGACCAGGTGATCGCCATCGCCAACGGCGGCATCGTCTTCCAGGGCACGCCCGACGCGCTGCAGTCCAGCCAGGACCCGTTGCTGCGTCAGTTCCTGCACGGCCAGCCCGATGGCCCCATCCCGTTCGACGCCGAGCCGCGCGCGAGGGTCGCCTGA
- the recC gene encoding exodeoxyribonuclease V subunit gamma: protein MMSDPGSDFRLYHSNSLDVLAALLARNVRAPMPGQPLLAPDVVLIPQVAMRRWLQATLAAEYGVAANLEFLTPGEFVARALNANVDGEADDLDAAGLHWRLYRALRDPALLGQPPMRALQSYLAGSDGLKPWALAGELASVFEKYQAWRRDWLLRWEAGADPADPQAILWRAVAGGHGYRARRIQTYLDRFEGAGQPLPQGLPPRMSAFATLNISPDVLRVMATQARVGELHFYLPTPVQSYWGDLQTLAERLRSGAPDPFGEAAGENRLLEAWGAAGRDFMAVLGSYEVVHPAGEIAAYIDPEDDARPTMADGGLSDSLLHRLQRDLFHRRALPSGELRDGLAGDDPSLQVHACHTRLRELQVLHDQLRGLLEDDRFDPPLQAREIAVLAPDIDPYVPYLEAVFGGRGGEDDHIPYALADSSPLAGEPLADVFVHLIGLPVSRFGLNEMLDLLASAPLAEAAGLDATDFDRLHGWLQQAGARWGLDADHRAQHGAPPDDAYTWQFALDRLLLGHATGSDADLAGVAPWTGLEGGALDALDRLLRLLRVLAAYQRRLGETLTPAQWRQRLLSLLDALLPTPPGSPNSQRALERLRKLLNQFAEDADKAGFSDGVPPEVIRAHFGSALAEADTRAPLLTGGISFGRMVPMRLLPFRVICVLGLNDGDFPRRDPAAGLNQLTAELDTPRRRPGDRSTREDDRFLFLQLFAAAQDVFYLSYLGADPRDGSVREPSVLVSELIDAVAAYHLDPAAAAAAFTVRHALQPFSPAAFGDGDPRRFSYRRQWHPAAGRLAGQRGGLSPWFDAAALPPPVEAAVEEELSLESLRRFLCDPAGQFLSQSLGLRLADEVEDVVDLEPLVLSARGPDTRSVQAAVVRATLTGDDDPLYPRLRARALVPSGALGERQFEVEQSKTRPYADAMLGWMQGVQPESRRYEVQIDGVRLHGRVADRHPGGLVRLRAGTLNGNAVIRQGLDWLLANAAGDALPLVQFHDGGDAGQGPHVLPALSVPAARAALRALLQLRRRGLREPLWFAPYTGWVLYTTSGEKQRSEGWKQWHGSDRSWGESRSDAWQLLMRGADPFADDARYAELLHNSQVVFGALREGRVPGAGSHTEVTG from the coding sequence ATGATGAGTGACCCGGGCAGCGACTTCCGCCTCTACCATTCCAACTCGCTGGATGTGCTGGCCGCGCTGCTGGCACGCAACGTCCGTGCGCCGATGCCAGGGCAGCCGCTGCTCGCACCGGACGTGGTGCTGATCCCGCAGGTAGCGATGCGGCGCTGGCTGCAGGCGACATTGGCCGCCGAATACGGTGTCGCCGCCAACCTCGAATTCCTCACCCCGGGTGAGTTCGTCGCCCGTGCGCTCAACGCCAACGTCGATGGCGAAGCCGACGATCTCGATGCTGCCGGCCTGCACTGGCGGCTGTACCGGGCGCTGCGCGATCCGGCGCTGCTCGGGCAACCACCGATGCGCGCGCTGCAGTCCTATCTTGCCGGCAGCGATGGGCTGAAACCCTGGGCCCTGGCCGGCGAGCTGGCGTCGGTGTTCGAGAAATACCAGGCCTGGCGGCGCGACTGGCTGCTGCGCTGGGAGGCCGGGGCCGACCCGGCCGATCCCCAGGCGATCCTGTGGCGCGCCGTTGCCGGTGGGCATGGCTACCGCGCGCGCCGCATCCAGACCTACCTGGACCGCTTCGAGGGCGCCGGCCAGCCGTTGCCGCAGGGGTTGCCGCCGCGCATGTCCGCATTCGCGACGCTCAACATCTCCCCGGACGTGCTGCGGGTCATGGCGACCCAGGCGCGGGTGGGCGAACTGCATTTCTACCTGCCCACCCCGGTGCAGTCGTACTGGGGCGACCTGCAGACCCTGGCCGAGCGGCTGCGCAGCGGCGCTCCCGATCCCTTCGGCGAAGCGGCGGGAGAAAACCGCCTGCTGGAAGCCTGGGGCGCAGCCGGCCGCGACTTCATGGCGGTGCTGGGCAGCTATGAAGTGGTACACCCGGCCGGTGAGATCGCCGCCTACATCGACCCGGAAGACGACGCGCGGCCGACGATGGCCGACGGCGGCCTGTCCGACAGCCTGCTGCACCGCCTGCAGCGCGATCTGTTCCACCGTCGGGCGCTGCCGTCCGGCGAACTGCGTGATGGCCTGGCCGGCGATGATCCCAGCCTGCAGGTGCACGCCTGCCACACCCGCCTGCGCGAACTGCAGGTCCTGCACGACCAGCTGCGTGGCCTGCTTGAGGATGACCGCTTCGACCCGCCGCTGCAGGCCCGCGAGATCGCCGTGCTGGCGCCGGACATCGATCCCTACGTGCCCTACCTGGAGGCCGTGTTCGGTGGCCGTGGTGGCGAGGACGACCACATTCCCTACGCGTTGGCCGACAGCAGTCCGCTGGCGGGCGAACCGCTGGCCGATGTGTTCGTGCACCTGATTGGCCTGCCGGTCTCGCGGTTCGGCCTGAATGAAATGCTGGATCTGCTGGCCAGCGCGCCCCTGGCCGAGGCAGCCGGACTGGACGCGACCGACTTCGACCGCCTGCATGGCTGGCTGCAGCAGGCGGGCGCACGCTGGGGGCTGGATGCGGACCATCGCGCCCAGCACGGCGCGCCACCGGATGATGCCTACACCTGGCAGTTCGCGCTGGATCGCCTGCTGCTGGGCCATGCCACCGGCAGCGATGCCGACCTGGCCGGCGTCGCGCCGTGGACCGGGCTGGAAGGTGGCGCGCTGGATGCGCTGGACCGCCTGCTGCGCCTGCTGCGGGTACTGGCCGCCTACCAGCGCCGTCTTGGCGAGACGTTGACTCCGGCGCAGTGGCGGCAGCGCCTGCTGTCGCTGCTGGATGCGCTGCTGCCGACCCCGCCCGGCTCACCCAACAGCCAGCGCGCGCTGGAGCGGCTGCGCAAACTGCTCAACCAGTTCGCCGAAGACGCAGACAAGGCCGGCTTCAGCGACGGGGTGCCTCCTGAAGTGATACGTGCGCATTTCGGCTCCGCCCTGGCCGAAGCCGACACGCGTGCACCTCTGCTGACCGGCGGCATCAGCTTCGGCCGCATGGTGCCGATGCGATTGCTGCCGTTCCGGGTGATCTGCGTACTCGGCCTCAATGATGGCGATTTCCCGCGTCGCGATCCGGCGGCCGGCCTGAACCAGCTCACCGCCGAACTGGACACGCCCCGACGCCGCCCGGGCGACCGTTCCACCCGCGAGGACGATCGCTTCCTGTTCCTGCAGCTGTTCGCCGCCGCACAGGACGTGTTCTACCTCAGTTATCTCGGCGCCGATCCGCGCGATGGCAGCGTGCGGGAACCGTCGGTGCTGGTCAGCGAGCTGATCGACGCCGTGGCGGCCTACCACCTCGATCCAGCCGCCGCCGCCGCGGCATTCACGGTCCGCCACGCGCTGCAGCCGTTCTCCCCCGCCGCGTTCGGCGATGGCGACCCGCGTCGCTTCAGCTACCGCCGGCAATGGCATCCGGCAGCCGGTCGCCTGGCCGGGCAGCGTGGCGGGCTGTCGCCGTGGTTCGACGCGGCGGCGCTGCCGCCGCCGGTCGAAGCTGCGGTGGAAGAAGAACTGTCTCTGGAAAGCCTGCGCCGGTTCCTGTGCGACCCGGCTGGGCAGTTCCTGTCGCAGTCTCTGGGCCTTCGACTGGCCGATGAGGTCGAGGACGTCGTCGATCTGGAGCCGCTGGTGCTGTCCGCGCGAGGGCCGGACACGCGCAGTGTGCAGGCCGCGGTGGTGCGTGCCACCCTCACCGGCGATGACGACCCGCTCTACCCGAGGCTGCGCGCACGCGCGCTGGTGCCATCCGGCGCGCTGGGCGAGCGGCAGTTCGAGGTGGAACAATCGAAGACCCGCCCCTATGCCGACGCAATGCTGGGCTGGATGCAGGGCGTACAGCCGGAAAGCCGCCGCTATGAGGTCCAGATCGACGGCGTGCGCCTGCACGGCCGGGTTGCCGATCGCCATCCCGGTGGTCTGGTGCGGCTGCGCGCGGGCACGCTCAACGGCAACGCGGTGATCCGCCAGGGGCTGGACTGGCTGCTGGCCAATGCGGCAGGCGACGCGTTGCCGCTGGTCCAGTTCCACGACGGCGGTGACGCCGGTCAGGGTCCGCACGTCCTGCCGGCACTGTCCGTGCCCGCGGCGCGGGCCGCCCTGCGCGCGCTGCTGCAGCTGCGCCGGCGTGGCCTGCGTGAGCCGTTGTGGTTCGCTCCCTACACCGGCTGGGTGCTGTACACGACCAGCGGCGAGAAACAGCGCAGCGAGGGCTGGAAGCAGTGGCATGGCAGCGACCGCAGCTGGGGCGAATCCCGCAGTGACGCCTGGCAGTTGCTGATGCGCGGTGCCGATCCCTTCGCAGACGATGCCCGGTATGCCGAGCTGCTGCACAACAGCCAGGTGGTGTTCGGCGCGCTGCGCGAAGGCCGCGTGCCCGGCGCCGGTTCACATACAGAGGTCACCGGATGA
- a CDS encoding glutathione S-transferase family protein, giving the protein MLALFGKPTSINVRKVLWLCAELRLAIEHDPAPSARQLAGLNPNLQVPVLRDGGFVLWESNSICRYLASRAGRADLLPADAQARAKVEQWMDWQATDLNSAWRHVFMARVRQHPDYPDDGRAETGLARWNELMGLLDAQLAGTGAYVTGDDFTLADIALGLSTQRWRSTPGARPALPCLDAWFDRLRSRPGFAEHVDNGEP; this is encoded by the coding sequence ATGCTCGCGCTGTTCGGAAAGCCCACGTCGATCAACGTACGCAAGGTGCTGTGGCTGTGCGCCGAGCTCAGGCTGGCCATCGAGCACGACCCGGCACCGTCGGCACGGCAGCTGGCCGGGCTGAATCCGAACCTGCAGGTGCCGGTGCTGCGCGACGGCGGCTTCGTGCTGTGGGAATCGAACAGCATCTGCCGTTACCTGGCCTCCCGCGCCGGACGCGCTGACCTGCTGCCGGCAGATGCGCAGGCGCGTGCGAAGGTCGAGCAATGGATGGACTGGCAGGCGACCGACCTCAACAGCGCCTGGCGCCACGTGTTCATGGCGCGCGTGCGGCAGCATCCTGACTATCCCGACGACGGCCGCGCCGAGACCGGCCTGGCCCGCTGGAATGAGCTCATGGGTCTGCTGGATGCCCAGCTGGCCGGCACGGGAGCGTATGTCACCGGCGACGACTTCACCCTGGCTGACATCGCGCTGGGCCTGTCCACCCAGCGCTGGCGCAGCACCCCCGGCGCCAGGCCCGCGCTGCCCTGCCTTGACGCCTGGTTTGACCGCCTGCGGTCGCGACCCGGGTTCGCCGAACACGTCGACAACGGTGAACCCTGA
- a CDS encoding STAS domain-containing protein: MASNALALLEGGTLRLRGALDRAAVIALWPQLQALPAQLARLELGEVERVDSAGLALLAELAARARKAGHPLVISGMPAGYNELSAAYRLSPDLDFNATSAAS, encoded by the coding sequence ATGGCAAGTAACGCGCTGGCACTGCTGGAAGGCGGCACCCTGCGCCTGCGCGGGGCGCTGGATCGTGCCGCAGTGATTGCCCTGTGGCCGCAGCTGCAGGCGTTGCCGGCGCAGCTGGCACGGCTGGAACTGGGCGAGGTCGAGCGCGTGGACAGCGCCGGCCTGGCCCTGCTGGCCGAACTGGCCGCGCGCGCGCGCAAGGCCGGCCACCCCCTGGTGATCTCCGGCATGCCCGCCGGCTACAACGAACTGAGCGCAGCCTACCGGCTGTCGCCCGACCTGGATTTCAACGCTACTTCTGCTGCGAGCTGA